Proteins encoded within one genomic window of Bombina bombina isolate aBomBom1 chromosome 1, aBomBom1.pri, whole genome shotgun sequence:
- the LGALS3 gene encoding galectin-3: protein MADDGFSLTDALAGQNAPNAQQSQGQGWPGWGGQNPAAGQQFPGYPGQQYPGAPGQQYPGAPGQQYPGAPGQQYPGAPGQPYPGAPGQPAGPGAPPASGQQFPAPGQPYPGAPGQPAGPGAPPAAGQQFPGPGQQYPGYPGPGQQYPGFSGPGQQYPGAPGQPAAFGDGKASAPVYPGPTGPLKVPYDLPLPSGLVQRQLFNIQGAINNNAKSFTINFCKGRDIAFHLNPRFSENPKAIVRNSLLHDKWGQEERQSPKFPFVPGQPFKIQILCESDKFNVAINNENLFQFRHRVKELNEIKSVGIFGDITLSDVSLTMA from the exons atgGCAGATGATGGATTCTCG TTGACGGATGCCTTAGCCGGCCAGAATGCTCCTAATGCACAACAGTCTCAAGGCCAAGGCTGGCCAGGCTGGGGAGGCCAGAATCCCGCAGCTGGACAGCAGTTTCCAGGATATCCTGGGCAACAATATCCAGGTGCTCCAGGTCAGCAATATCCAGGTGCTCCAGGTCAGCAATATCCAGGTGCACCAGGTCAGCAATATCCAGGTGCACCAGGTCAGCCATATCCAGGTGCACCAGGACAACCAGCTGGGCCTGGAGCTCCTCCTGCTTCAGGACAGCAGTTCCCTGCACCAGGTCAGCCATATCCAGGTGCACCAGGACAACCAGCTGGGCCTGGAGCTCCTCCTGCTGCAGGGCAGCAGTTCCCTGGACCAGGTCAGCAATATCCGGGGTACCCAGGACCAGGTCAGCAATACCCAGGGTTCTCAGGACCAGGTCAGCAATACCCAGGTGCACCAGGTCAACCAGCAGCGTTTGGAGATGGTAAAGCTTCAGCTCCCGTTTATCCTGGACCCACTGGGCCATTG AAAGTGCCATATGATCTTCCTCTTCCATCCGGCCTTGTGCAACGACAACTGTTTAACATTCAAGGGGCTATCAACAATAACGCAAAAAG TTTCACCATTAATTTCTGTAAAGGACGTGATATAGCCTTCCACCTTAATCCGCGGTTTTCAGAAAACCCAAAAGCTATTGTGCGCAATTCCTTGTTGCATGATAAGTGGGGACAGGAAGAAAGACAATCTCCCAAGTTTCCATTTGTACCTGGTCAGCCTTTCAAG ATCCAGATTCTGTGTGAATCCGACAAGTTCAACGTGGCTATAAATAACGAGAACCTCTTCCAGTTCAGACACAGAGTAAAGGAATTGAATGAAATTAAATCTGTCGGCATTTTCGGAGACATTACTCTTTCTGATGTTTCATTAACAATGGCATAA